A single genomic interval of Lathyrus oleraceus cultivar Zhongwan6 chromosome 7, CAAS_Psat_ZW6_1.0, whole genome shotgun sequence harbors:
- the LOC127105868 gene encoding LRR receptor-like serine/threonine-protein kinase GSO1, protein MSISTFLVVVLFLVCSILVLGEEKLDKETTFRVLLEVKKSFVQDPENVLSDWSEENTDYCSWRGVSCGLNSLVEDSVHVVGLNLSYSSLTGSVSPELGRLKNLIFLDLSSNGLTGPIPLNLSNLVSLESLLLFSNQLNGSVPTEFGSLTSLRVMRLGDNALTGMIPASLGKLVKLVSLGLASCELTGSIPPELGQLGLLENLVLQENELIGPIPSELGNCSSLIAFTAANNKLNGSIPSELGQLENLQILNLGNNSLTGEIPSQLGNMSELVYLNFMGNQLEGAIPPSLAQLGNLQKLDLSMNKLSGGIPEEFGDMGQLSFMVLSGNNLNNVIPRTICSNATNLEHLMLSESGLYGEIPAELSQCQSLKQLDLSNNSLNGSIPLEIYGLVELTDLLLNNNSLVGFISPFIGNFSNLQTLALYHNNLKGDLPREIGMLGKLEILYLYDNQLSGAIPMEIGNCSSLQMIDFFGNRFKGEIPITIGRLKELNFLHLRQNELVGEIPASLGNCHKLKIMSLADNRLSGAIPATFGFLDSLQQLMLYNNSLEGNLPHQLINIANLTRVNLSKNRLNGSIAALCSSQLFISFDVTDNEFDGEIPPQLGNSPSLKRLSLGNNNFSGEIPRTLGKLHHLSLLDLSGNSLTGPIPTELSLCNKLAYIDLNSNLLNGQIPSWFGKLPQLGELKLSSNNFSGPLPLGLFKCSKLLVLSLNDNSLNGSLPADIGELTYLNVLRLDINEFSGPIPREIGKLSKLYELQLSRNSFNGEMPSEIGKLQNLQVILDLGYNNLSGGIPPSLGTMSKLETLDLSHNQLTGEIPPQVGEMSSLEKLDLSFNNLQGKLDKKFSRWPNEVFKGNLNLCGSPLDRCEGDDTSGSKPSGLSESSVAIISVVSTLAAIALLILSARIFCKNKQDFSREDSKVTSYVYSSSSSQAQRRPLFQLRAAGKMDFRWEDIMDATNNLNDEFMIGSGGSGKIYKAELATGETVAVKKISSKDGFLLNKSFLREVNTLGRIKHRHLVKLIGFCSNRNKGTGWNLLIYEYMENGSLWDWLHGKPGNARKVKKSLDWETRFKIAVGLAQGVEYLHHDCTPKIIHRDIKSSNILLDSKMEAHLGDFGLAKALIESDDDSNTELNSCFAGSYGYMAPEYAFSLHSTEKNDVFSMGIVLMELVSGKMPTSDFFGADMDMVRWVEMHIDMHRSTCEKLIDPELKPLLPSEEFAAFQVLEIALRCTKATPQERPSSRKACDLLLHAFNNRMTDFGKKNLDNYK, encoded by the exons ATGAGTATTTCAACATTTCTTGTAGTAGTTTTGTTCCTTGTGTGTTCAATTCTAGTACTTGGTGAAGAAAAGTTAGATAAAGAAACAACTTTTAGAGTGCTTTTGGAAGTGAAAAAATCTTTTGTACAAGACCCAGAAAATGTTTTGAGTGATTGGTCAGAAGAAAACACAGATTACTGTAGTTGGAGAGGTGTTTCATGTGGTTTGAACTCGTTGGTTGAGGACTCAGTGCATGTGGTGGGACTCAACCTTTCTTATTCGTCACTCACTGGGTCAGTTTCACCTGAACTCGGTCGTTTGAAAAACTTGATTTTTCTTGATCTTTCTTCTAATGGTCTCACGGGTCCTATTCCATTGAATCTTTCTAACCTTGTTTCATTGGAATCTCTGCTTCTGTTTTCTAACCAACTCAATGGCTCTGTTCCCACTGAGTTTGGCTCGCTGACGAGTCTCCGAGTCATGCGACTCGGTGACAATGCGTTAACCGGTATGATTCCGGCGTCTCTTGGGAAATTGGTTAAGTTGGTGAGTCTTGGTCTAGCTTCATGTGAGCTGACCGGGTCGATTCCACCTGAACTCGGTCAACTCGGTCTCCTGGAGAATCTGGTTCTGCAGGAGAACGAGTTGATAGGTCCGATTCCGTCCGAGTTAGGAAACTGCTCAAGCCTCATAGCCTTCACTGCTGCTAACAACAAACTCAATGGCTCAATTCCGAGTGAATTGGGTCAACTCGAGAATCTACAAATTCTCAACCTTGGTAACAATAGTTTAACAGGGGAGATTCCGAGTCAACTCGGTAATATGAGTGAACTCGTTTATCTCAACTTCATGGGGAACCAGCTTGAAGGTGCAATTCCACCGTCTCTAGCTCAACTGGGTAACCTTCAAAAACTTGACTTGTCTATGAACAAGCTCAGTGGAGGGATTCCAGAGGAGTTCGGCGACATGGGTCAGTTAAGTTTCATGGTTCTGTCGGGTAACAACCTTAATAATGTCATACCAAGAACAATATGTTCCAATGCAACAAATTTGGAGCATTTGATGCTATCAGAAAGTGGACTTTATGGTGAGATTCCAGCTGAACTGAGTCAGTGTCAGTCACTGAAACAACTTGACTTGTCGAACAATTCACTCAATGGATCCATACCTCTTGAGATTTATGGGTTGGTGGAGTTAACTGATCTTTTGCTAAACAACAATAGCTTGGTTGGTTTCATCTCTCCATTCATAGGAAACTTCAGCAACTTGCAGACACTTGCATTGTATCACAACAATTTGAAGGGTGATCTTCCGAGAGAGATTGGAATGCTTGGGAAGTTGGAAATTTTATATCTTTATGATAATCAATTATCTGGGGCTATACCTATGGAGATTGGTAACTGTTCGAGTTTGCAAATGATTGATTTCTTTGGCAACAGATTCAAGGGGGAAATTCCCATCACTATTGGAAGGCTGAAAGAGTTGAATTTTCTTCACCTCAGGCAGAATGAGCTTGTGGGTGAAATTCCTGCCAGTTTAGGTAACTGTCATAAACTGAAGATCATGAGTTTGGCTGACAATCGGCTCTCCGGTGCAATTCCTGCAACATTTGGATTCCTCGACTCATTGCAACAGCTCATGCTCTACAACAATTCTCTTGAAGGTAACCTTCCTCACCAGTTGATAAATATAGCAAACTTGACTAGAGTGAATCTTTCAAAGAACAGACTGAATGGTAGTATAGCTGCACTATGTAGCTCTCAATTGTTTATTTCTTTTGATGTTACCGACAATGAGTTTGATGGTGAAATTCCGCCTCAATTGGGAAACTCACCTTCCCTGAAGAGGCTAAGTTTAGGCAACAACAATTTTTCTGGTGAAATTCCAAGGACCTTGGGAAAACTTCATCACCTGTCATTGTTAGACCTGTCAGGAAATTCGCTCACCGGACCAATACCCACCGAGCTTTCTTTGTGTAATAAACTGGCTTACATTGATTTAAACAGTAATCTTCTTAATGGACAAATACCGTCATGGTTTGGAAAATTGCCTCAGTTGGGAGAGCTTAAGCTCTCTTCCAATAACTTTTCTGGACCTCTTCCATTAGGCCTATTCAAATGCTCCAAATTACTAGTTCTCTCTCTCAATGACAATTCACTCAATGGAAGCCTCCCAGCTGATATAGGAGAGCTTACATATCTTAATGTCCTCCGACTTGACATTAATGAGTTCTCGGGACCAATTCCTCGCGAGATAGGTAAGTTGAGCAAGCTTTATGAGCTTCAACTCTCTAGGAATAGCTTTAATGGTGAAATGCCAAGTGAGATCGGAAAGCTTCAAAATCTACAAGTCATTTTAGACCTTGGTTACAATAATCTCTCAGGTGGCATACCACCTTCTCTAGGGACTATGTCGAAATTAGAAACACTTGATCTTTCCCACAATCAACTCACTGGTGAAATCCCTCCACAAGTTGGTGAAATGAGCAGCTTGGAAAAGCTTGATCTCTCTTTCAACAACCTTCAAGGGAAATTGGACAAGAAATTCTCCCGGTGGCCAAATGAGGTATTTAAAGGAAACTTAAATCTTTGTGGAAGCCCTCTTGACCGTTGTGAAGGTGATGATACTTCTGGCAGTAAGCCGTCGGGCCTAAGCGAGTCATCGGTAGCGATAATATCTGTCGTTTCAACTTTAGCCGCAATTGCACTATTGATACTTTCAGCAAGAATCTTCTGCAAAAACAAGCAAGATTTTTCAAGGGAAGACAGCAAAGTGACTTCTTATGTCTACTCTTCCTCTTCGTCACAAGCACAGAGACGACCGCTTTTCCAGCTAAGAGCTGCTGGAAAGATGGATTTCAGGTGGGAAGATATTATGGATGCAACGAACAATCTAAATGATGAGTTCATGATTGGGTCAGGAGGTTCAGGGAAAATCTACAAAGCTGAGTTGGCCACTGGAGAGACTGTTGCTGTCAAGAAGATTTCATCAAAAGACGGTTTTCTGCTAAACAAAAGCTTCTTGAGAGAAGTTAATACACTGGGGAGAATAAAGCATAGACATCTGGTGAAGCTAATAGGGTTCTGTAGCAATAGAAACAAAGGAACGGGTTGGAATCTATTGATATATGAGTATATGGAGAATGGAAGTTTATGGGATTGGCTTCATGGAAAACCAGGCAATGCGAGGAAAGTAAAGAAGAGCCTTGATTGGGAGACAAGGTTCAAAATTGCTGTGGGATTAGCTCAAGGAGTGGAGTACCTGCACCACGATTGTACGCCGAAGATCATTCACAGAGATATCAAATCAAGCAACATATTGCTAGATTCCAAAATGGAGGCACACTTGGGAGATTTTGGACTGGCAAAAGCACTCATTGAAAGTGATGATGACTCGAACACTGAGTTGAATTCTTGTTTTGCCGGGTCTTATGGCTACATGGCTCCAG AGTATGCGTTCTCCCTGCATTCAACAGAAAAAAATGATGTTTTCAGCATGGGAATAGTTCTTATGGAACTTGTTAGTGGTAAAATGCCAACAAGTGACTTTTTTGGAGCTGATATGGACATGGTGAGATGGGTAGAGATGCATATTGACATGCATCGCTCTACCTGTGAGAAATTGATAGACCCTGAACTGAAACCTCTTTTACCTAGTGAAGAGTTTGCTGCATTTCAAGTGCTTGAGATAGCCTTGCGGTGCACGAAAGCTACACCACAGGAGAGGCCGTCTTCAAGGAAAGCATGTGATCTTCTTCTCCATGCATTCAACAACAGAATGACAGACTTTGGGAAGAAGAATCTGGATAATTACAAGTAA